The stretch of DNA GGACACAGTGGCAGGTATTTCCAAAAATTTCTAAACAAAAATAGGTCTAATTCATGGCTTCAGAATCAGTAGTCACAATTGATGTTGGTGCATCAAGTGTAAAGCTTGGTGAGTTCAAGGTCGATCATAAGGTTATTACGCTCGAGAGGTTTGGGCATCGTGAATACGATGAAGTCCAAACAGAGAGTAATCGCTCAGCTTTATTAAAATCAACTTTATCCAAAGTGATGCAAGAGCGTGGGGTTCAAGCAAAGAAGGCTTATATCAGTCTGTCAGCGCAAATGGCATTCACTAAATTTGTAAAGTTACCTCCTGTTGGTGATGATGCTCAAAAGATCCGTCAAGTGGTTGAGTTTGAAGCTAGGCAGAATGTTCCTTTTGAAATGAATGAAGTCATATGGGATTATCAATTAATTTCATCGCCAGATGCTGAAGAAGTGGAAGTGATGTTTGTGGCAATCAAAAATGAGATTGTTGAAGAATTAGTCTCGGCAGTTGAAGAGTGCGGCCTAAAAGTAGAAATTGTCGATATTGCAACATCAAGTTCTTATAATGCTATCCGCGTCAATCGCATTGGTTTTGATAAGTGTGCGATGGTTCTGAATATTGGGTCCAGAGTGTCTAACTTGATTTTTTCTGACGGCACAAGTTTCTTTTCGAGAAACATACCAATTGCGGGGCATGCAGTTACGCAACAAGTGGCAAAAGAATTTGGTATTGGTTTAGAAGAAGCTGAAGAGTTGAAGAGGCGTCACGGTTTTGTTGCATTGGGTGGGGCTTATGAAGAACCTGAATCTGAAGTGGCTGCTACAATTTCTAAGATTGTAAGAAACGTGATGACGCGTTTACATGGTGAGGTCAGTCGTTCTATTAACATATTTAAAAACCAGCAGAAAGGTGCTAAGCCAGAGATTATGCATTTATCTGGAGGTAGTTCAACTATGTTATTTACAGAGACTTTCTTTCAAGAAAAGATGAAAATTGATGTGAAGTATTTTAACCCCTTTCAAAATGGTGTCACATTAGGCGCTGACGTCGATAGGCAGGAGTTGGCGGAGCTAGCACATTTATTTAGTGAAGTTATAGGTCTAGTTCTAAGGATTAGTGAATGTCCTGTTGAGATCTCACTGACGCCAGAGTCGCTTAAGAAGCAGATTATGAAAAAAGGTAAAATGCCTTATAATTATGCTTCAGCTGCGGTGGCGATTTTAATCCCCTTAATAATTTTAGCCGGCTCTTTTAGAGAGCGTTTGCATTACCATGGTCAAATTGATGGTAAAGCAGTTAAAATTGATGGTTATAAGAAAATCTTAGATAAAATCACTGCGCAAACAAAAAGAAAGACTGCAGTTGAGGCGAAAATTGCTGCATTGGAGCTTTTAAATGAAGAGCGTTATGAATGGGTGAGCTTTCTGAATGATTTAAGGAAGTATAAGCCAAAGCCTTTGTGGATTACTTCGATCACTCCGCAGGCAGGTAAAGCCCTTAGTGTTCAGCAGGGGCAGATTAAGCAAGAAACGAAAGAACTTAGTAAGTTTGCCGCGAAGAAAGCTGAAAGGGATAAAGCCTTGCATAGTCAAACTCAATTAACCGATGTGGGTTCTGTGATTATTGAAGGGTATTATGTTCAGTATCCAGCATTGGATTTTACAGGTAAAAAACAGAAAGTTTTGTCTAAGATGTTAGAGGATATTGCCATTTCTCCATATGTGTTAGTGGATCCTCCTGGTATAACGGGTCCTTTAGAAAAGCGACAAAGTAAAAATAAGGCCTTCGCGTACTTTAAAGCTCAGTTGGGTGTAAAGAATATTGGTAGAGTTGATCAATGAAAGATAAAATTTTAGGAATTATAAAAGATAACAAAGCAAATGTTAGTTTATTGCTTGTGGTTATTGTGGTGAGTGTTGTGTTGTTTAAGTTGTCTTTCGTTTATAAGGCAGAAACTAAGAAGCTACAGGAAGATAAAGTTCGCCTGGGTAATGATACTCAGCAAATTAATGCTACACAGTTTCGTTTGGATGGGTCTAATGATACATTGGCCAAGAAAAATGATGAGGTTTTGAAAGCGGGTTTCAATGAGTACTATGGTGAGCTAATTGAATCTTTTAATCATGATCAATCAGCAGTTGCGCAGATGCGCGCAGAAGATGTACAAGATAAGTTTTTGGAGTCTTTGGAGTCTTTGCGCAATATATGTAGTAGCTCAAATGTCGAATTAGCAGAAGAATTTAAATTTTCTTTTGATGACGAGGTTTCTAGAATCTTTAAAATGGAGCCTAGGGATAAAGTTAAGGTTATGGAGCAGCTGATGGCTGTGGAGAACTTGGTTAAAATTATTGCCAGTAGTTCTGTAAAATCTATTACGAGTATAGGGCGTCCAAATATTTTAGCAGAGACTGTCGTGAAAGAGAGTTATGCCAAAGTTTACACCTTTTCATTAGTTTTGCAGATGGAGCCAAATAGTTTTGGGAGCTTATTAAATAAGATTAGTAACGATAAGCAGTTTTATTATCGTGTTAATAGTGTGCGTTTAGTTACAGATGCTCAGGTAGATAAAGACCTTAACCCGTTGAATCTTTCCAAGAAAGTTGAAGTTGAGGAGGAAGATAAGAAGCCAGTTGCTCAGAGTATTGATGATCTATTGACGGGTGTTGATACAGGACTTCCTTTAGAGGAAGAGGTAGAGGTGGAAGAAAAGCCTAAAGAGCGAGTTAATATAAAAGCTTTTGAAGCACCGCTACAAACTGTTACGATTAGTTTGGATTGGATTCAATTTAAAGAAACTTACCTGGAAAAATAGTATGAAAGATTTTATTAAAGCTAATGTTGAAAAGGTATTGTTGATCATTGTGATGGCAGCTTTAGTTGTTGTTGCAGTGTTTGTTGTTGCAACTGTTGATGTTAATCCCATTGAATTGATTAAGCTGAGTGGTAATAAGCCGGTAGTAGTGGCTTCTGGAGATATTGAGAAGCCAAAGCCTGTAAAAGCTACGAGATTGGAGACAGTTTTTGAGAATGGTCAGTATCTCGTGTGTAGGAATGAAGAGTGTGAAAGAGTTTTTCACGATGATTTTAGGAAATGTCCATGGTGTAAAACTCAAGTAAAAGTCAAGAAAGATGGGGATGTTGCTGGCGATAGCGATGGTGATGGTATACCAGATACTGTTGAAGCAGAACATAACATGGATCCCAATAATCCAGAGGATGCTTTAGAAGATAGGGATAAGGATGCTTTTAGTAATTATGATGAGATCATGGTTGGTATCAATGGAGTGCCCACATTAATTGACGATCCATCAAGTTATCCATCTTTACTGAACTACATCCAGGCAAAGCCAAAGAAAGCTAGGCCCTTGGATTTTATTTACAAATCTGATCAGATCAACGGTGCTGATAAGGGCAGGTGGGAAATTCAGTTTGTAGACAGGCGCAAGAAAACTAGATGGGTTCGGATCGGCGGGTCTATATTCGATAGTGGCTATAGTTTAGTTGATATTGAAAAAGTAGATGGAAAGGTCGTCCTATCAGTAAAGAAGGATGAAGGAAATGTATTGTCTGTTAAAAAGGGTAAATACATCTATCCTCCTAATAGTAGTGGCGTCCTGATTTACAATAATCTTGATGGTAAAACGTCTTTTGTGGCGGACGATTCAAAGCATGAGCTCATTGGTCTAGATGGAGTTAAGGAGGTTGTAGACTTTAGGGGATGGCGCAGAATTGGCGAAGAAAAGGTCTTGAAAGCCATTATATTCAGTAGAAAAACAAATGAAGAGTTTGAAATCGATAGTAGGAAATCGATATTAACTCCTGTTAAATAATTTTATCAATAGAGAACGAGGACTTTTAAATATGAACAATACGTCATTGTTTACTAAATTGACGGCAGTTGTGGCTATGTCACTGACACTGTCGACGATGTCGCAAGATGAAGCGTCGAAAGTTTCAGAAGAGATTTTAAGTGAAAATAAAAACGAAGATATAAAAGTAGCACCAGAACGTTCTGCTGTTACAAGAAGTGAAGAGATTCGCCGTCAACAAAGATTGATTGAGTCTGAGTTGAAATTGAACAAAGCAATGAAAAGTTTTGCTATTGGTGATTATGACAAAGCTATAGATAATTATGATATGGCTATAGCAGGATTTATTAGTGTTTCAAAAACTCGTGCAGATGTTCTTGAGAAGGTTGAGTTAGCGAAAAAGAATAAAGCTGAGGCAATGGTTCTCAAAGCAGGTCAGCTAATGACCAGAGCTCAGCAAGAAGTGGATGCTGATTTATATTCTGAGGCAGTTTCAACTCTTAATGCAGCTAAGGTAGTTGCTCCGCAAAGAGAAGATGAGATTGATGCGAAGATCAAAGATTATATGGCTATTGAAGAAGAATTGCTTTTTGTACGCAAAGTCGACGAAGAGGGTATTCGTGAAATAAGAGAAGAGGAAGTCGATAGACCCAATGCTATTAAGTTTGAACAGGCAGAAATTTTATTTGCAAACAGAAGATACATGGATGCAAAAGATGTACTAGAGCAAATTTTAGTGGCAAACCCCTTTGATTCAGATGCAATGGCCCTATTGCGTCGAGTCAATGTGCGAGTAGAAGAGCTTGGTAGAACTAGAAGAAAAGCCACAAGAGAAGAGCGCTTGGCTCAAGTCGAGTGGGAATGGAATCAGCCATTAAGACCAAGTACACAGATTGGCACGGCGGTCAATGTTGCTACCGATGGACGTATACGTAATGACGATGCAAGAGTTAAAGATGTTTTTGATAAGTTGAACGGCATAAAGATCCCAAGTGTTGTTTTTGATAATGACTCATTAGATTCAATTGTTGCCCGCTTAAAACAGATGTCTAAAGACTATGACCCTGATCCAGTGAAGCGCGGTGTTAATATTATTTTACGTATTAATGAAAAAGCTGAAGCCTCAGCGCCAGCTGAAGATGCCTTTGGTGAAGAAGATGCTTTTGGTGAAGAAGGTGCTTTTGGTGAAGAAGGTGGCTTTGAAGAAGGTGCAGAAGTAGCTGCAAGTGCACCAGCACAAAATGGTGTTTCCTTAAGATTAAGTGATGTGCCAATTTTAAAGATAATTGAGCTCATTTGTCTGCAGCAAGATTTAAAATATAAAGTCACTGAGCATGCAGTAATTATTGCTGACAAAAGTATTCCTCTCGATACAATGGAAGTGCGTTTCTACGATGTTCCTGCAGGTTTCCTAGATTTGATTGAGCCAAACTTAGATACTGCAGGTGCAAGCCTTATTGATGACGTTGGTGGAGGTGCAGGTGATGGTACAGCTAAAGATGTTCGTCAATATTTTGATGAATTTGGTGTAAAGTTTGATGCGGGCTCAGAAATTTCTTTTGTTCAATCTGTAAATCGACTTGTTGTTAAAAATACACCTGCTGAGCATGGTAAGATTGATCGCATTATTAAGGAATTGGCTCCGGCTGAAAACCAAATAATTATCGAATCAAAGTTTTATGAGATCAACCAAGATGACATTGATGAGCTTGCATTTGAGTGGTCAATAGCCCGTATTGAAGACGGTTCTGGATTTACAGATCCGAATGCTGGTTACATTGGTAGAGATCCAAGTTATGTCGGTGGTGTGAATGGCGATCCAAATGGTTCACTAAATGATTTTTTGAGT from Lentisphaera araneosa HTCC2155 encodes:
- a CDS encoding type II and III secretion system protein is translated as MNNTSLFTKLTAVVAMSLTLSTMSQDEASKVSEEILSENKNEDIKVAPERSAVTRSEEIRRQQRLIESELKLNKAMKSFAIGDYDKAIDNYDMAIAGFISVSKTRADVLEKVELAKKNKAEAMVLKAGQLMTRAQQEVDADLYSEAVSTLNAAKVVAPQREDEIDAKIKDYMAIEEELLFVRKVDEEGIREIREEEVDRPNAIKFEQAEILFANRRYMDAKDVLEQILVANPFDSDAMALLRRVNVRVEELGRTRRKATREERLAQVEWEWNQPLRPSTQIGTAVNVATDGRIRNDDARVKDVFDKLNGIKIPSVVFDNDSLDSIVARLKQMSKDYDPDPVKRGVNIILRINEKAEASAPAEDAFGEEDAFGEEGAFGEEGGFEEGAEVAASAPAQNGVSLRLSDVPILKIIELICLQQDLKYKVTEHAVIIADKSIPLDTMEVRFYDVPAGFLDLIEPNLDTAGASLIDDVGGGAGDGTAKDVRQYFDEFGVKFDAGSEISFVQSVNRLVVKNTPAEHGKIDRIIKELAPAENQIIIESKFYEINQDDIDELAFEWSIARIEDGSGFTDPNAGYIGRDPSYVGGVNGDPNGSLNDFLSDGFSLDKSGDLTSAGGDGLESAVRSLGSVLGAPGLSQGTFKFASILGDTTFNTLVSAIQQRSGEDVLNAPKVTTQNGHTAKIRVVQERYFPEEWEEPEVEQNSQGDGGSASTVTPSKPVFGEPRDIGAVLTVTPQIDPDQRVIELQLKPEVIEFVEYDNTFNVDMLVGQEVTFIPIIGNPFTVTVYTAFEQKFSMPIFESRTVDTTVRVWDGETLALGGMISENKTTYEDKIPYLGDIPFLGRFFTSNGERSVKQNLIIFVTARLIDPSGLPVSPGTLSGLPDFKRL
- a CDS encoding thrombospondin type 3 repeat-containing protein, which codes for MKDFIKANVEKVLLIIVMAALVVVAVFVVATVDVNPIELIKLSGNKPVVVASGDIEKPKPVKATRLETVFENGQYLVCRNEECERVFHDDFRKCPWCKTQVKVKKDGDVAGDSDGDGIPDTVEAEHNMDPNNPEDALEDRDKDAFSNYDEIMVGINGVPTLIDDPSSYPSLLNYIQAKPKKARPLDFIYKSDQINGADKGRWEIQFVDRRKKTRWVRIGGSIFDSGYSLVDIEKVDGKVVLSVKKDEGNVLSVKKGKYIYPPNSSGVLIYNNLDGKTSFVADDSKHELIGLDGVKEVVDFRGWRRIGEEKVLKAIIFSRKTNEEFEIDSRKSILTPVK
- the pilM gene encoding type IV pilus assembly protein PilM, producing the protein MASESVVTIDVGASSVKLGEFKVDHKVITLERFGHREYDEVQTESNRSALLKSTLSKVMQERGVQAKKAYISLSAQMAFTKFVKLPPVGDDAQKIRQVVEFEARQNVPFEMNEVIWDYQLISSPDAEEVEVMFVAIKNEIVEELVSAVEECGLKVEIVDIATSSSYNAIRVNRIGFDKCAMVLNIGSRVSNLIFSDGTSFFSRNIPIAGHAVTQQVAKEFGIGLEEAEELKRRHGFVALGGAYEEPESEVAATISKIVRNVMTRLHGEVSRSINIFKNQQKGAKPEIMHLSGGSSTMLFTETFFQEKMKIDVKYFNPFQNGVTLGADVDRQELAELAHLFSEVIGLVLRISECPVEISLTPESLKKQIMKKGKMPYNYASAAVAILIPLIILAGSFRERLHYHGQIDGKAVKIDGYKKILDKITAQTKRKTAVEAKIAALELLNEERYEWVSFLNDLRKYKPKPLWITSITPQAGKALSVQQGQIKQETKELSKFAAKKAERDKALHSQTQLTDVGSVIIEGYYVQYPALDFTGKKQKVLSKMLEDIAISPYVLVDPPGITGPLEKRQSKNKAFAYFKAQLGVKNIGRVDQ
- a CDS encoding Amuc_1100 family pilus-like protein, whose protein sequence is MKDKILGIIKDNKANVSLLLVVIVVSVVLFKLSFVYKAETKKLQEDKVRLGNDTQQINATQFRLDGSNDTLAKKNDEVLKAGFNEYYGELIESFNHDQSAVAQMRAEDVQDKFLESLESLRNICSSSNVELAEEFKFSFDDEVSRIFKMEPRDKVKVMEQLMAVENLVKIIASSSVKSITSIGRPNILAETVVKESYAKVYTFSLVLQMEPNSFGSLLNKISNDKQFYYRVNSVRLVTDAQVDKDLNPLNLSKKVEVEEEDKKPVAQSIDDLLTGVDTGLPLEEEVEVEEKPKERVNIKAFEAPLQTVTISLDWIQFKETYLEK